A stretch of Lathyrus oleraceus cultivar Zhongwan6 chromosome 6, CAAS_Psat_ZW6_1.0, whole genome shotgun sequence DNA encodes these proteins:
- the LOC127098463 gene encoding uncharacterized protein LOC127098463, producing the protein MSIPKEPEEVMKLRGGSVLGKKTILKSDHFPGCQNKRLRPNIDGAPNYRQADSLHVHGVAIPTIDGIRNVLKHIGAQTEGKKVHVLWISLREEPVVYINGRPFVLRDVERPFSNLEYTGINRERVEQMEARLKEDILNEAARYGNKILVTDELPDGQMVDQWESVSCNSVKTPLEVYQELQVEGYLVDYERVPVTDEKSPKEQDFDVLVQKISQADLHTEIIFNCQMGRGRTTTGMVIATLIYLNRIGASGIPRSNSVGTISQYLANVPDHMPNSEEAIRRGEYTVIRSLIRVLEGGVEGKRQVDKVIDKCASMQNLREAIATYRNSILRQPDEMKREASLSFFVEYLERYYFLICFAVYIHSEMAALRARSASHSSFTDWMRARPELYSIIRRLLRRDPMGALGYSSLKPSLKKIAESTDGRPSEMGVVAASRNGEVLGSQTVLKSDHCPGCQNPRLPERVEGAPNFREVPGFPVYGVANPTIDGIRSVLRRIGSSKGGRPVLWHNMREEPVIYINGKPFVLREVERPYKNMREYTGIGRERVEKMEARLKEDILREAEQYNNAIMVIHETDDGQIYDAWEQVTSDVIQTPLEVFKTLEADGFPIKYARVPITDGKAPKSSDFDTMAFNITSATKDTAFVFNCQMGRGRTTTGTVIACLVKHRIDYGRPIKILGDDVTQEDVDGGFSSGDEVGGYVGAPNNLQIKTDGKQKHVFGINDILLLWKITAFFDNGVECREALDGIIDRCSALQNIRQAVLEYRKVFNQQHVEQRVRRVALNRGAEYLERYFRLIAFAAYLGSEAFDGFCGEGESKVSFKNWLHQKPEVQAMKWSIRLRPGRFFTIPEELRAPQESQHGDAVMEAFVKARSGSVLGKGSILKMYFFPGQRTSSHIQIHGAPHVYKVDEYSVYCMATPTISGAKEMLKYLGAIPKAKASAARKVILTDLREEAVVYIKGTPFVLRELNKPYDTLKHVGITGSVVEHMETRLKEDIIAEIRQSGGLMLFHREEYNPSTNQSNVVGYWENTLADDVKTTVEVYSALKDEGYDIVYQRIPLTRERDALASDVDAIQCCKDDSAESYLFVSHTGFGGVAYAMAIICIRLGAEANFASPVPQPLLSPQQYTEIEENFPVRASNEAALKMGDYRDILSLTRVLIHGPQSKADVDIVIDRCAGAGHLRDDILYYCKEFEKFTDGDDEERAYLMDMGVKALRRYFFLITFRSYLYCTSPSNVEFAAWMDARPELGHLCNNLRIDK; encoded by the exons ATGTCGATTCCGAAAGAGCCAGAGGAGGTAATGAAGCTAAGAGGAGGATCTGTTCTTGGAAAGAAAACCATTCTCAAGAGCGATCATTTCCCTGGTTGCCAGAACAAGCGATTACGTCCAAATATCGACGGAGCTCCCAATTACCGTCAG GCTGATTCGTTACATGTTCACGGTGTTGCGATTCCAACAATTGATGGAATCAGAAATGTTCTTAAGCACATTGGTGCTCAAACTGAAGGGAAAAAAGTTCACGTTCTTTGGATTAGCCTTCGTGAAGAACCG GTTGTGTACATTAATGGGCGCCCCTTTGTTTTGCGTGATGTGGAGAGACCATTCTCCAACCTTGAGTATACG GGAATTAATAGGGAAAGAGTTGAACAAATGGAGGCTCGTTTGAAAGAAGACATTCTGAATGAAGCTGCAAG ATATGGAAATAAGATTCTTGTGACCGATGAACTTCCAGACGGTCAGATGGTGGACCAATGGGAATCAGTGTCGTGTAATTCTGTGAAGACACCTCTAGAG GTGTACCAGGAATTGCAAGTGGAAGGATATCTTGTTGATTACGAACGTGTTCCAGTAACTGATGAAAAATCCCCAAAGGAACAGGATTTTGATGTTTTG GTTCAAAAAATTTCACAAGCTGATCTACATACAGAGATAATTTTTAATTGTCAAATGGGGCGTGGACGAACTACAACTGGAATGGTCATTGCGACTTTGATTTATCTGAATCGAATTGGAGCTTCTG GGATTCCAAGAAGCAACTCAGTTGGTACAATTTCTCAATATCTGGCTAATGTCCCAGACCATATGCCTAACTCTGAGGAGGCAATTCGAAGGGGAGAATACACTGTCATAAGAAGCTTGATTCGTGTGCTAGAG GGTGGTGTTGAGGGGAAAAGACAAGTTGATAAAGTCATTGACAAGTGTGCCTCAATGCAG AACTTACGTGAAGCAATTGCCACTTATCGTAATAGTATTCTGCGGCAACCAGATGAGATGAAAAGGGAGGCATCACTTTCTTTTTTTGTAGAGTACTTGGAGAGATACTACTTTTTGATATGTTTTGCTGTATACATACATTCAGAAATGGCTGCACTGCGAGCTAGGTCTGCTAGCCACAGTAGTTTTACTGACTGGATGAGAGCTAGGCCAGAGCTCTACAGCATTATTCGCAG GTTGCTGAGGAGAGATCCAATGGGTGCACTTGGATATTCCAGTTTGAAACCGTCTCTAAAGAAGATAGCTGAATCTACTGATGGCCGTCCTTCTGAGATGGGAGTGGTTGCTGCCTCGAGAAATGGCGAGGTACTTGGAAGTCAAACTGTTCTGAAAAGTGATCATTGCCCGGGATGTCAAAATCCAAGATTGCCTGAAAGAGTGGAGGGGGCACCTAATTTCAGAGAAGTTCCTGGCTTTCCAGTTTATGGAGTTGCAAATCCAACTATCGATGGTATTCGATCTGTCCTTCGTAGGATTGGCAGCTCCAAAGGTGGACGCCCGGTACTTTGGCATAATATGAGAGAAGAACCTGTTATTTACATCAATGGGAAACCATTTGTTCTCCGTGAAGTTGAAAGACCGTACAAAAACATGCGGGAATATACG GGAATTGGTCGTGAAAGGGTGGAGAAAATGGAAGCCCGGTTAAAAGAAGATATCCTAAGGGAAGCTGAGCAGTATAACAATGCCATAATGGTTATTCATGAAACAGACGATGGGCAGATATATGATGCTTGGGAGCAAGTAACCTCTGATGTAATTCAAACCCCACTTGAAGTTTTTAAAACCTTGGAGGCTGATGGATTTCCAATCAAGTATGCACGTGTGCCCATCACTGATGGAAAAGCTCCTAAAAGTTCTGATTTTGACACAATGGCTTTTAATATTACGTCTGCTACAAAGGACACTGCTTTTGTTTTCAATTGTCAG ATGGGTAGGGGCAGAACAACCACAGGTACTGTCATAGCTTGCCTTGTGAAACATCGAATTGATTATGGGAGGCCTATTAAAATACTGGGAGATGATGTAACCCAGGAAGATGTGGATGGCGGTTTCTCAAGTGGAGATGAAGTTGGGGGCTATGTCGGTGCCCCTAATAATTTGCAAATAAAGACAGATGGAAAACAAAAacatgtttttggtataaatgacATCCTTTTGTTATGGAAGATAACAGCATTTTTTGATAATGGGGTGGAGTGCCGAGAGGCCTTAGATGGTATTATTGATAGATGTTCTGCACTTCAAAACATTCGCCAAGCCGTTCTAGAATATAGGAAAGTATTCAATCAACAACATGTTGAGCAAAGGGTAAGGAGGGTTGCATTAAATCGTGGTGCTGAATACTTGGAACGGTATTTCCGTCTTATTGCTTTTGCAGCATATCTTGGAAGTGAAGCATTTGATGGGTTTTGTGGGGAAGGTGAATCCAAAGTGTCATTTAAGAATTGGTTGCATCAGAAACCAGAGGTGCAGGCTATGAAATGGAGCATAAGATTGAGACCCGGACGATTTTTCACTATTCCT GAAGAGTTGAGAGCACCACAAGAGTCTCAACATGGAGATGCAGTGATGGAGGCATTCGTTAAGGCCCGTAGTGGTTCAGTTCTGGGAAAAGGCTCCATCCTAAAAATGTATTTCTTTCCTGGTCAGAGAACTTCTAGCCATATACAAATACACGGCGCACCACATGTTTACAAG GTTGATGAATACTCCGTGTATTGCATGGCAACTCCAACCATCTCTGGTGCCAAGGAGATGCTAAAGTATCTGGGCGCTATTCCTAAAGCAAAAGCCTCAGCTGCTCGAAAAGTAATTTTGACTGATCTGAGAGAGGAAGCAGTTGTCTATATCAAGGGCACTCCCTTCGTTCTGAGGGAGTTAAACAAACCCTATGATACACTCAAGCATGTCGGAATCACTGGTTCTGTG GTGGAACACATGGAGACACGGTTGAAAGAAGATATAATAGCTGAGATTAGACAGTCTGGTGGGTTGATGTTGTTTCACCGTGAAGAATATAACCCTTCAACAAACCAGTCTAATGTGGTTGGTTACTGGGAAAACACTTTGGCAGACGATGTGAAAACAACTGTAGAAGTTTATTCTGCTCTAAAGGATGAGGGGTATGATATTGTCTATCAGAGGATACCGTTAACGAGGGAGAGAGATGCTTTGGCCTCTGATGTTGATGCAATCCAGTGCTGTAAAGATGA CTCTGCAGAGAGTTATCTTTTTGTATCACACACTGGTTTTGGTGGAGTTGCATATGCAATGGCCATTATCTGTATTAGACTCGGTGCAGAAGCAAACTTTGCATCCCCAGTCCCACAGCCACTGCTTAGTCCTCAGCAATATACAGAGATTGAAGAGAACTTTCCCGTTCGAGCTTCTAATGAAGCAGCACTCAAGATGGGTGATTATCGTGACATTTTGAGCCTTACAAGAGTCCTGATACATGGTCCCCAAAGCAAAGCAGATGTTGACATTGTTATTGACAG